GCGCGGctttggttgcaaaatggCCAAGGAACCAAGGGGTTGACACTTGGACTAAAGCATTAATCTATATAATTGTGTCTAATTATATCAGAGCTCCTTTTTGTCAACAGCCACAAGTTGCTGCTGGTTGAAccagaggaagaagatccCTATGTCCTTTGCCACCAGAGAATTTTTTAGCAAACATTTGTGCCAATACTTCCATCCAATAATAACTGCAACTATACCAGTAGGAACAGCTATGAATATTGGAAAACCGAATATCAACCAGAGAGTTTTAATGAAGGGCGATTCAATTTGTGCGGCTCTACCCAggaactttttgatttctctCAATGTATTGATACCTTGGTATAGACTtatcaaccccaaaatgATTCCGATTGCCAGCGGAATCAAGAAACTGCCCTCACCACGCTCCACAAATATCATCAGCGCCCATCCAACAACCATCATAAGCAAATATAAACCACAGACGACCTTGGCCATTCTCCTCTTGAACACTGAGGCTCTCTGTGCCATTTTGTCTGCTGGTGAGAGTATACCACTCCAAAGCCCATACAGAACAATAAAGTTAAACAATCTTTCACCATCACAGTAATAAGCTTCACGATTATGACAGTCAAAATAAGGAGCTCACGCACAATTCCCTCCTCACTCATTTTATAACGTGCAAAATACAACATATTCACCACAACATTTGGTATGATGATGTAGAAAAGTACATATTTGGAAACAACGGTGCAGTATTCCGAATTCCGTCGGTCCTCCTTCTGCTTGAACAACCTGTACAACAAAGCCACGATACTCaaactcaacaaaatctcaTAGATACTTACTGGGTACTCAAATTGAAGGCGTTCGACTGTCACCTTGAATTTGGGCCACCCAGAATCATCAGGTGGATCTACACACACCCAGTAAGCTCCAGATTCTCGCACCTTGAAACGAACGGTTGAATGCTCACTTTTAGGGGCCGGCACCAAATACGAGCTGACATAACTACTCTTGTCCATATTTCCTGTGACATCGAATTTACCGTCACGGGCAACACTTCCGAGTGGTGattccacaaacttcttgggagAAGGGATATTTGTAAAATCCAATAGGTCTGGGTACCTGGCAATCAACGTAGGAATTTTGATAACATTATCAATGTTCCAGTTTTGGAAACCCACTTCAATATATTTGGTTGCCGTAGAGTCGGTTTCGACCACAAAACAACATGCTCTTTGATCGACCGAGATGATGATGCCATCCAGGTTGTCGAACAAGCTGGCCGGGACAAGGAATCCATTGTTATTGCCAACGAACAACATGGACAGGAGGATGAATTTATCGCCTTTCATACTATTGGCAACGGCCGTGCACAACAAGGCCAAGAATATAATCACAGACCTTTTCATGATATAAGCGACTTGACGTTCGCAACCAAAGTGATGGTACTGGGTTGGTACGCACACGCCGAATAGATACCAACGGATGAACCCCCAAATGTCTACACATACACACCATATAATTACAAGTGTTGATTATGTACATAAATACTATATAACGCATTACACCTCCTGCTTTGTGTTCTCATTAGCcttggcagcagcagcagcagcctCCTTCTGCTTGGCGGCAATCGCTCTCTTCTTCATGGTCTTGCCAAAAATAGGAATCACCACCGAAAAAGACCCCATGCCAATCACTATCCACGCAAAAATAATCCCCACGTTCCTGCCCATCTGACCCTTGtaggtgttgaaaaataccACCTTGGTCAACTCGTAACTGTTGTGGATGGGCATGGCGTACCCAAATCTATAAAACTCCGGGCACAACGCAATAGGTGAGAACGTGGATGAgatgttgatcaacaccCAGAACAACAACCAGAACCCGGCCACTGGCGGgaacaccatcaacaatatcaTGAACGCCACCTCGTTCATGAAGCCCACTGCCATCATCGTAATGAACGAAAACATCCAATACACCAAGAACCCAGCCTTACCAAACGCAACCGTAAAATCCACCTGAAACGCCAAACTCACCAACGAGTAGCCCAAGCTCAAAATGAAATACGACACCAGCGACGACAAAAGTCGGTAAAAGAGATAGTGGTGGTTTTTCATACCGATGGTGGCCATTTCCTGGTGGATTCCACTAAACATATTCACCTGGAAGAACGTCAAAATAATAAGGTAGATCAACCCCACCTGCGATGGAGCCACCAACGTGGGGTTGGTGAAGGGAATATGGTCCAAGTACTCAAACCGGAACGGAGTGGACAACCGGCTCACTTGTTCCATAGTGAACAGCTCCGACGAGTTGAAAAGACCCGCCAACCGGTTCTGCCGCAGCAACCACTGTTTCTCCACGTACTCTATTTGGGGCGTCACGTACGATTGCATGTTGACAAAGTCTCTGCCGGTTTCGTAGATGGACTGGATTGCAGTACTTATGTTGAACGACGGGTTGGAACCTTCAATAAACTTGAGGTAGTCGGCAGTAGCATCTTTGGTGACGTATATGGACGACCAGTAtaattggtggtggatcTGGCGAAAGATTTCCTCTTGCACCGTGTTGTTGTGTTTTGCAGCCTCAGCTCTGAACTCGGTGATGTTTTGGATGCGCCAGTCGCCGCGCGCCATCACCGCTGGCGTGTGGAGAATACTGGTGATGGTATTACCAATGACCGGTTCCACACCACCCACGGCCTCATCTTcgatcaccaccaacatgCGTAAGTTACGTAACCGACCTTCACGGCCGTACGACGCTCCCCAATAAATAGAAAATACTCCCAAGATGCACACAAGCATCACCGCGTAAAGGGTACCAAACTGCTTTATCAAATTGAAGCGGTGCGACTTGAGCCGCGGGTTGAAGAAAGACACTTGCGACTGTACGCGCTGGAGCAAAGTGGGAGTGCGCTTCAACTCCGGGGTGGTTGGAGCTTCGGTTACTTGCGGCACGTATTGGGCCACCGAAGATGCCAgggagttggaattggattCGGTGGTAGGTTCCTTCATGATGCCGTCATTGACATTATAGCCACTGAGCTCTATAGGATCAATAGAGTCAGCGTCGTGAATTTGACTCATTGTTGTACGGATAAAAATGTAGATGGCAGCAAATATCTGGCTATTTATGCGAGCGGAGTCCACAGCAGTGCTGACAGCCGCGTCACCGGACAAGCCTAAAAACGGCAGTAACCCCGAAGACTGACGGTGGCGGCGGCACCTCGGCACGGGTAGTGCACGCTCAAGTGCAAACTTTAAGCTTCACAGGTTGCCCGATGGGTCACGGCCGCCACGGGCTCCCATCCATTTGTAAGCATTTGCTAACTATCGGCGGTACTACCGGATTGGTTCATGATCATGGAGACTTGTTTACCTAAGGTTTTTGGGGGAAATTATACTATTAGTAATCTCGGATCAAGTATCCGTGTTGATTCTATGACAGCGATAGAGGCAGCAGGCGTGGACGGCTGATAGCTAAtacttgaaagaatttCCACCCCAGCCAAAACAGAAATTATGGTGTGCATGTGCATTACTCGTACCCGGTGCTGTTTGGAGGTGACGGGGTTAACCCCGGTCGTACGATGATTCTCGATGCTAAACCCGAGCTCCCCAAGGTTTTGAGATTAACCCCGATCGCAGTTAACCCCATAGGCAAAATCCCGAATAGGCAACCAGCACCCGATAGTCTGGTAGGGCCACGTATAAGTTTTGGTTGCCGTATCGCGGGTGCATCAGTCGCACTCACTAATCATCATGTCTGCTCCACCAAATCAAGGGTCTACCGCCCAAACTGGTTCTCGTACCCAAATAGAAACACATCCACAGTCACAGCAGGAGCAAGCTCCGGTGCCGATTCTCCATTTGCGCAAGCACACCAAAAAGCCCAAGGTTCTGTGGGCTGATGATACGGTGGATAATGAGCAcatgaacaagaaaaagacAAAGATCTGTTGCATCTTCCACCCGGCAGACCCTAACCATAGTTGTGAAAGCAGCAGTGAGAGTGAGAGTGATGCGAGTGACGACGATGGGGTGGCGGGAGGCGGTGCTGCCGGTGGGCCTAATGCGTATGAAGTTCAGCCCAAGTACCCGCGAGCGAGTGAGTAGTGGCTATTAACATGTGGTTGTCTTGTCATTCAGGATACATTGCAATTATTCAGCAGGGGTGACAGTGCACCGATGTCCAGGTCAGTCCTTCATAGAGTATATAGCTACGATTAATGCAGTTTCTATTAACGAATGCTAGGCCATTGTCTTCATTGAGCAGAATGTACGTATTGTAATTTATTAGTCTGCGGTTCGTAGGTGCTGTACACGAGTTGTTCGTTGTTAATGTGGAGCGCTGCTCGCATCATTGTGATGTGTTTGTGCGTGAGAGTCATGATAGTCCGTCCAGGAAGTTGTGAGTCCATCAAGTCGTGAGTCCATCGAGTCGTGAGTCCATCAAGTCGTGAGTTCATTGGAGACCATGAGAGCCGTAAGTATCAGGTGACTCTTACCCTGGTAGAAACTTGAAGTGTGAGAGCGTGTAATGACAGCTTCAGCACTTACGACATAAGTCGTCCACCACCTATTCCGGATTActcaccttcaacttcctCGTATaatcaacatcatctcCCAACGTCTGTGTCGACAAGTTGTTATTTCTAAACAACGGCTCAAGCCGTGGATCGTACACGTGCGACTCAAACTCGGTGATTGGGAACATCTGGATCTCATTGAACTCCACCTGCTGATCTCGTGGAGAggtcaacttcttcttcgaaaGGTTCCGTGAAAGGCCTCCCACAGTGTCCTTGCCAAGCATGGTGAAGATGGATTTACTGGAACTATTTCGCTTCAACAGCTGCGCCGCCAGCTCCATCGCCGGagttttggccaaggaCTCGTCCGAGGAAAATTGGTTTTCCTCGTCCGTGAAGTCGTGCTCGTCGTCGTCGGCAGCGCCGCCCCGTGCgcaacagcagcagtaCAACAAGGCGGCGGCCACCGCCAataccaccacccccaCCGCCGCGAATGTCCCCGCCACCTTTCCCTTCGAGTCGAAAAAGGAAGACTTATTAGAACCACTGCTAGCACCACCACTAGCATTGGCGCTGGCACTAGCATCGGCGCTAGCACTCGAAGCCGTCGATAACGTTGCAGACGGCTCGTAAGACCTCGTGACAAATTCcgtcttcaccaccaccgactgGTTCCCGCTCACGGTAGTTACAGAGTAGATCGTTGTGGGTTCCATGTGCCCCGATGAGCTGTCACCGGTCTCCAGCGACATCACCGCCCCCGTCGTGGACCTGTCCCACGAGCTGCTACTCTCACTGTCTGGTGCACTAGAGCCGGTGCCCGCACTGGAAATCTCACTCGAGGAGACGGAGGATGTGGTACTGGAACTTTTTGACGTAGAACGACTAGTACGAGACgagctggtgctggtgctggtgctgcTCGTACTCatgctggtgctggtgctcAGGCTCAGGCTCGCACTTGCACTTACGCTGAACAGCCGGCTGGGGCTTTGCACATCCAAATACCCATAATATCCACTTTGTGCACACATCTCATCGGCATAACTAGGGCATTCCTCATCACAATTGGACAtgctggtgctggaatCTGGAAGCCCATTTGCACACCAACAGCTGGTGAGTTGCACTATCGCATAGTTGTAGCCACCATCGGTACAAGTTGTTCGGCACAAACCAATTGACATCCATTCGTTTGTGTAGGGGTTGGAAGAAGCTCCGGAATTCTGGGACGAACACATACCAAGCGTAAGGCCGGTGGTGACAGgtacaagaagaagtaccATCATCGCCGCCGCCTGCCATGCCTTTGGTGTCGTCTTGGTCATCATGGGTACAAGAACAGCACTATGTGGAAAAAATTAATCAGAAGCCGTCTTGCTAATTTCAGTAGTAGACAATGCGGTGCGTTTGAAACAGCTGTGCTTTGTCAGGACTGATTTAAGCTTGGCCCACACACTTCCGCATTGGGCGGGAAATGAAAATTAGGATAAGGGTTGGCCCGGAGAGACTGTGTGCAGGCGAGATGCCACAAACTCTGCAGGCACCCAACTATCACGAACATGGAAGTGGAAGGGTTACCAAGGGCTACCAGGGGTATTAGAACTACTTAATATGAATTATCCGCTGCCTGGATTTCAAGATTTTAGCTCCCACCCACGGTTTCTCTTCGTTCCTCCGTCAGGTGTTTATCTCGTATGCCCGACGCTCGTAACGCCTGCGATACTTTAGCTTGCCATTTTGATCATGAATTAGCTCAAGTCTACATTAGAGCAAACCTTACTGATATGCTGTTGGTATTATGTGTTATGTATATGACCGGTTTGTACCACCAGAGATAGTCCTGATTTGGAAGTCTCTTGGGGGGAACTGGAAGGGGTGGGTGTGAAAGAATGTGAAAAGGGGAAGGGTATAGGAGGTTGAAAGTCAAGGTCGGTAATTATTGCCTAGTATGTGTGGGTCTGGACCCAGACCCAGCGCTTGGGCCCAGCCGGCTGGCGCGGCAGGCCGGTCGGCTCGTGGGGGGCCCCGCACTAGGCGCGCGGCTGGCGGGCCACCACCTCCCGCTCTCTTAACCGCTCCCCAAGGCTGGTCGCAGCCACAAGCTTACTGCGATTAATGGCCTTGATTACTCCCATGTGCCTCCTCCGTAGATACTTCTCAGGCACCACAAATGTGTTTGTGCCATCCAACTGCACCGGTATTTCCCAGTCCTTCGGTTCAATGCGCCGCTTAAAGTACTGCAATTTGGCCATCACCGCATCGAAACTCAGAATGTGCAGCTTCATGCTGCTGATAACATCACCGGTTTTTTCATACAGACTAAGCTGCTGGAAGTCATAGACGAGCTTGTTAGTAGCTTTGTGCATACCATCGATATCGAATTCTATTCGACTCAACAGATCCACCACATACCGTATCACCGCCGGACTATCTCCTTTGTACACCCAGAGAATAGCATTGATCTTGTCTGGCTCAGACAAGTTTTGATTCTGCCGAAGTCCGCGGATCACGTGTTCATTGGTATGGGAATCGTGGCACCGGCCTGCAGCA
Above is a window of Yamadazyma tenuis chromosome 1, complete sequence DNA encoding:
- a CDS encoding uncharacterized protein (COG:S; EggNog:ENOG503NWPD) codes for the protein MSQIHDADSIDPIELSGYNVNDGIMKEPTTESNSNSSASSVAQYVPQVTEAPTTPELKRTPTLLQRVQSQVSFFNPRLKSHRFNLIKQFGTLYAVMLVCILGVFSIYWGASYGREGRLRNLRMLVVIEDEAVGGVEPVIGNTITSILHTPAVMARGDWRIQNITEFRAEAAKHNNTVQEEIFRQIHHQLYWSSIYVTKDATADYLKFIEGSNPSFNISTAIQSIYETGRDFVNMQSYVTPQIEYVEKQWLSRQNRLAGLFNSSESFTMEQVSRLSTPFRFEYLDHIPFTNPTLVAPSQVGLIYLIILTFFQVNMFSGIHQEMATIGMKNHHYLFYRLLSSSVSYFILSLGYSLVSLAFQVDFTVAFGKAGFLVYWMFSFITMMAVGFMNEVAFMILLMVFPPVAGFWLLFWVLINISSTFSPIALCPEFYRFGYAMPIHNSYELTKVVFFNTYKGQMGRNVGIIFAWIVIGMGSFSVVIPIFGKTMKKRAIAAKQKEAAAAAAKANENTKQEV
- the YPI1 gene encoding Type 1 phosphatases regulator ypi1 (EggNog:ENOG503P744; COG:K) is translated as MSAPPNQGSTAQTGSRTQIETHPQSQQEQAPVPILHLRKHTKKPKVSWADDTVDNEHMNKKKTKICCIFHPADPNHSCESSSESESDASDDDGVAGGGAAGGPNAYEVQPKYPRAISINEC